In a genomic window of Bradyrhizobium sp. LLZ17:
- a CDS encoding DJ-1/PfpI family protein, with protein MSAPLQIGLLVFPRVTQLDFTGPLQVFSSLPGATVHLIWKTLDPVPSDSVLMLTPTMTFADCPQLDVICVPGGFGTDALLNDEETLDFVRKQASGAKFVTSVCTGSLVLGAAGLLKGYNAATHWSAMELLALFGATPTKTRVCIDRNRVTGGGVTAGIDFALKLVSLLVDRTTAEAIQLRLEYNPAPPFNAGSPDTAPAEVLALMKERIAPSQARRLDAARRAAERVN; from the coding sequence ATGTCGGCACCGCTCCAGATCGGACTTCTGGTGTTTCCACGCGTCACCCAGCTCGATTTCACCGGGCCGTTGCAGGTGTTCTCGTCCCTGCCCGGCGCCACCGTGCACCTGATCTGGAAGACGCTGGATCCGGTGCCGAGCGATTCCGTGCTGATGCTGACACCGACGATGACGTTCGCCGACTGTCCGCAACTGGATGTGATCTGCGTTCCCGGCGGCTTCGGCACAGATGCACTGCTCAACGACGAGGAGACTCTCGACTTCGTGCGCAAGCAGGCCTCCGGCGCCAAATTTGTCACGTCTGTCTGCACGGGGTCACTGGTGTTGGGCGCGGCCGGGCTCTTGAAGGGCTATAATGCCGCCACCCATTGGAGTGCGATGGAGTTGCTGGCACTGTTCGGCGCGACGCCGACGAAGACACGCGTGTGCATCGATCGAAACCGCGTGACCGGCGGCGGTGTCACCGCAGGGATCGATTTCGCCTTGAAGCTGGTGTCGCTGCTGGTGGATCGCACCACCGCCGAGGCCATTCAGCTCCGCCTCGAATACAATCCCGCGCCGCCATTCAATGCCGGCTCGCCCGATACCGCTCCGGCCGAGGTGCTGGCGCTGATGAAGGAGCGGATCGCGCCATCGCAGGCGCGCCGCCTCGATGCCGCCAGGCGCGCAGCCGAGCGGGTTAACTAG
- a CDS encoding bleomycin resistance protein — MGITMDRLPGGGFARLVPEFDVFDLERSKSFWCDILGFQIAYQRPENLFIYIELQGAQVMLNQRNGNWETGPLERPLGRGINFQISVDSVAPLLDALKQYKWALFRECHDAWYRIAGEEHGNRQFLVQDPDGYLLRFAEDLGKR, encoded by the coding sequence ATGGGAATAACGATGGATAGATTGCCTGGTGGCGGCTTTGCTCGGCTTGTACCCGAGTTTGACGTATTCGACCTGGAACGCAGCAAGAGTTTTTGGTGCGACATACTTGGCTTCCAGATTGCCTATCAAAGGCCTGAGAATCTCTTCATATACATCGAACTGCAGGGGGCACAGGTCATGCTGAATCAGAGAAATGGCAACTGGGAAACCGGGCCTCTGGAGCGGCCGTTGGGGCGCGGGATTAATTTTCAAATCTCCGTCGACTCTGTTGCTCCTCTTCTGGATGCACTGAAGCAGTACAAATGGGCTCTCTTCAGAGAGTGTCACGACGCATGGTATCGGATCGCCGGAGAGGAGCACGGCAACAGGCAATTCTTGGTCCAAGACCCCGATGGTTACCTCCTGCGGTTCGCTGAGGATTTGGGGAAGAGGTAA
- a CDS encoding CHASE3 domain-containing protein: protein MIPSQRVILGAGLAILLIITAASIGLDLKSRSDSAWVNHTVEVLNKISDVRLLARHAESAARGYEIYHSAAFSDDFQAARTKIAPALADLKRAVRDNHDQVALMEATEPLVLRRIEVAAEAMRLVAENDQAGIAALNGKAEGRGLMQALMANLDRLTAGQEKLLAARASDSRRTGIVLLGIDVVGALVILLLVAMLLRESQRTTGELKSSLHETQAAKEALAAAVAERTEHLVTAHDELRLSVTVLQSTFRSMAEAVLVIDKDGNVLLSNPAAERMLLHRAGMNLRNLRALSDVFHGDGVTPLKPDELPSARVLRGGAFEQMEMIVRPHSGDDARHLMISGRPMLDAQGAISGAVLVYHDATVSRETERQLHQSQKLDAIGKLTGGVAHDFNNMLTVISGNTETLVASLQQQPELQRIARLIDDAAERCAELIQHLLSFARRQPLQPRNVEINAAIADIAKLLRPTLGEQIQIETVLEQGPMTAHIDPSRLTNAVVNMAINARDAMPNGGKLLLETHRVVLDEAYAHANPDVRPGPYVMLAVSDTGTGMPPGIQEKAFEPFFTTKEVGKGSGLGLSMVYGFVKQSGGHIKIYSEQDHGTTIKLYLPPGEGTVEPTSPAAPQAIGGAETIFIVEDDALVRNFVIAQLQSLGYKTVAAADSRAALQLIEAGQAFDLLFTDVVIPGGMSGRELAEQVAKIRPGVKVLYTSGYTDNAIVHHGKLDDGVMLLTKPYRRNQLAEMIRKALGGGAAS, encoded by the coding sequence TTGATCCCCTCGCAGCGCGTCATTCTCGGTGCTGGACTTGCCATCCTCCTGATCATCACCGCCGCCTCGATCGGCCTCGACCTCAAGTCGCGGTCGGATTCGGCCTGGGTCAACCACACCGTCGAGGTGCTCAACAAGATCTCAGACGTGCGCCTTCTCGCTCGCCATGCCGAGAGCGCGGCGCGGGGCTACGAGATCTATCACAGCGCCGCCTTCAGCGACGATTTCCAGGCCGCTCGAACCAAGATCGCGCCCGCGCTCGCCGATCTCAAGCGGGCCGTTCGCGACAACCACGATCAGGTCGCGCTCATGGAGGCCACCGAACCCCTGGTGCTGCGCCGGATCGAGGTTGCGGCCGAAGCGATGCGGCTGGTCGCCGAGAACGACCAAGCCGGCATTGCCGCGCTCAACGGCAAGGCCGAAGGCCGCGGCCTCATGCAGGCGCTCATGGCCAATCTCGATCGCCTGACCGCGGGGCAGGAAAAGCTGCTCGCCGCGCGCGCGTCGGACTCCCGCCGCACCGGCATCGTGCTGCTCGGCATCGACGTCGTCGGCGCGCTGGTGATCCTGCTGCTGGTCGCCATGCTGTTGCGCGAGAGCCAGCGCACCACCGGAGAGCTCAAGAGCTCGCTGCACGAAACGCAAGCCGCCAAAGAAGCGCTCGCGGCCGCCGTCGCCGAGCGCACCGAACATCTGGTCACCGCGCATGACGAGCTGCGCCTGTCGGTCACCGTGCTCCAGAGCACGTTCCGCAGCATGGCGGAGGCGGTGCTGGTGATCGACAAAGATGGCAACGTGCTGTTGTCCAATCCGGCCGCCGAACGCATGCTGCTGCACCGTGCCGGCATGAACCTGCGCAATCTGCGGGCGCTGTCCGACGTCTTTCACGGCGACGGCGTCACGCCGCTCAAGCCCGACGAGCTGCCGTCCGCGCGCGTGCTGCGCGGCGGCGCGTTCGAGCAGATGGAGATGATTGTCCGCCCGCACAGCGGCGATGACGCGCGCCACCTCATGATCAGCGGCCGGCCGATGCTCGATGCGCAGGGCGCAATCTCCGGCGCGGTGCTGGTCTATCACGACGCGACCGTTTCGCGCGAGACCGAGCGGCAACTGCACCAATCGCAAAAGCTCGACGCCATCGGCAAGCTGACCGGCGGCGTCGCCCACGACTTCAACAACATGCTGACGGTGATCTCCGGCAACACGGAGACGCTGGTGGCGAGCCTGCAACAGCAGCCCGAGCTACAGCGCATCGCGCGGCTGATCGACGATGCGGCCGAGCGCTGTGCCGAGCTGATCCAGCATCTGCTCTCCTTTGCCCGCAGGCAGCCGCTGCAGCCCCGCAATGTCGAGATCAACGCCGCGATCGCCGATATCGCAAAGCTGCTGCGCCCCACCCTCGGCGAGCAGATCCAGATCGAGACGGTTTTGGAACAGGGGCCGATGACGGCGCATATCGATCCGTCGCGGCTGACCAACGCCGTGGTCAACATGGCGATCAACGCCCGCGACGCGATGCCGAACGGCGGCAAGCTGCTGCTCGAGACCCACCGGGTCGTGCTCGACGAGGCCTACGCGCACGCCAACCCTGACGTGCGGCCCGGTCCCTATGTGATGCTCGCCGTCAGCGACACCGGCACCGGCATGCCGCCCGGCATCCAGGAGAAGGCGTTCGAACCGTTCTTCACCACCAAGGAGGTCGGCAAGGGAAGTGGCCTCGGCCTCTCCATGGTCTACGGCTTCGTCAAGCAGTCCGGCGGTCACATCAAGATCTACAGCGAGCAGGATCACGGCACCACGATCAAGCTCTATCTACCTCCGGGCGAGGGCACGGTCGAGCCAACGAGCCCCGCCGCACCGCAAGCCATTGGCGGGGCCGAGACCATCTTCATCGTCGAGGACGACGCGCTGGTGCGCAACTTCGTCATCGCGCAGCTCCAGAGCCTCGGCTACAAGACGGTCGCCGCCGCCGACAGCCGCGCCGCGCTGCAATTGATCGAGGCCGGCCAGGCCTTCGATCTCCTGTTCACCGACGTCGTGATTCCCGGCGGCATGAGCGGGCGCGAGCTCGCCGAGCAGGTGGCGAAAATCCGGCCCGGCGTGAAGGTGCTCTACACCTCCGGCTACACCGACAACGCCATCGTCCATCACGGCAAGCTCGACGACGGCGTGATGCTGCTGACGAAACCCTACCGCCGCAACCAGCTCGCCGAGATGATCAGGAAGGCGCTGGGCGGTGGGGCGGCAAGCTAA
- a CDS encoding alpha/beta fold hydrolase, whose translation MATFVLVPGAGGVAWYWHRTVPLIRAAGHQAIAIDLPGDDRHAGLAAYADIVIRAIAERSEIILVAQSLAGFTAPLVCARAPVRMLVFVNAMIPKPGETAGAWWSATGAVEAREQAAASRGYATEFGVGTYFLHDVPQDVLRTGPEPREEAETVFGEPCRFARWPDIPIHVLAGRDDRFFPIKFQRRVARERFGKEVEEIPGGHLVALSNPEGLTERLVAYERD comes from the coding sequence ATGGCAACATTCGTCCTTGTCCCCGGGGCCGGCGGCGTGGCCTGGTATTGGCATCGCACGGTCCCGCTTATTCGCGCGGCGGGTCACCAGGCCATCGCCATCGATCTACCGGGCGATGACAGGCACGCCGGTCTCGCGGCGTATGCGGACATCGTCATCCGTGCGATCGCGGAACGAAGCGAAATTATCCTCGTCGCTCAGTCCCTGGCGGGCTTCACGGCACCCCTCGTTTGCGCGCGTGCGCCCGTGCGGATGCTTGTGTTCGTCAACGCGATGATCCCAAAGCCGGGCGAGACGGCTGGTGCATGGTGGAGCGCAACGGGAGCGGTCGAAGCGCGGGAACAAGCTGCAGCGTCCCGTGGCTATGCGACGGAATTTGGTGTGGGAACTTACTTCCTGCACGACGTGCCGCAGGACGTGTTGCGCACTGGCCCGGAACCACGCGAGGAAGCCGAGACCGTTTTCGGCGAGCCCTGCCGCTTCGCGCGCTGGCCCGACATCCCCATTCATGTTCTTGCGGGAAGAGACGACCGCTTTTTTCCGATCAAGTTTCAACGGCGTGTCGCCCGCGAAAGGTTCGGAAAGGAGGTGGAGGAAATTCCCGGTGGCCATCTCGTCGCGTTGTCGAATCCGGAAGGGCTGACCGAGCGCCTCGTTGCGTATGAGAGGGACTGA
- a CDS encoding 2'-5' RNA ligase family protein — translation MALAINLRADHVSAHQIEQLWDQVAEFEDEPSMRSLGYRPHLTFAIYDSPDIEAKTAWGAMQSASSNGVQMPIAFKRIRWFAGPPLVLWAEPEANETLGRWHASISAAIDPAYCRPHYRPGAWVPHCTLGTGIAEPKTKDAIAFAQSFDRRIEVTFDVVDCVLFPPVRVVAQRELPKRVP, via the coding sequence ATGGCACTCGCAATCAATCTTCGAGCCGATCACGTTTCCGCTCACCAGATCGAACAGCTGTGGGACCAGGTTGCCGAGTTTGAAGATGAGCCGTCGATGCGCAGCTTGGGGTACCGACCACATCTGACATTCGCGATCTATGACTCGCCCGACATTGAAGCCAAGACGGCGTGGGGAGCGATGCAGTCCGCGAGTTCAAATGGGGTGCAAATGCCTATCGCCTTCAAACGAATCAGGTGGTTTGCGGGCCCGCCACTTGTGCTGTGGGCTGAGCCCGAGGCGAACGAGACCCTTGGAAGGTGGCACGCTTCAATCAGTGCCGCCATCGACCCGGCCTATTGCCGGCCGCATTATCGGCCCGGCGCATGGGTGCCACATTGCACGCTCGGCACAGGTATCGCCGAGCCAAAGACCAAGGACGCCATCGCCTTTGCGCAGTCGTTCGATCGGCGCATCGAAGTAACGTTCGATGTGGTCGATTGCGTCCTCTTCCCGCCCGTGCGGGTGGTTGCGCAACGGGAGCTACCGAAGCGCGTACCGTAA
- the bla gene encoding class A beta-lactamase: MLTRRQFGSSSIAVAGSLFLSNVSGAAPSAAALLVEAIKQLELKSGGRLGVSVLDTKTGVPIHHKGDERFPMCSTFKVLAAAAILKDAGSKLERLERRVRIEQTDIVENSPVTREHVGGEGMSLAELCDAAITRSDNTAGNALLKNIGGPAGLTGFARGLGDKVTRLDRTETELNEAAPGDPRDTTTPNAMAANFKRLLLGNALVPEGRDQLVKWLMANKTGDSRLRAGLPQGWGVGDKTGAGEHGTTNDVAIVWPPERSPLIVAVYLTGAALDPNGRNDVIASVGREVGKAFG; the protein is encoded by the coding sequence ATGCTTACACGACGTCAGTTCGGCTCATCATCAATCGCGGTTGCGGGAAGTCTCTTCCTGTCGAATGTCTCGGGTGCTGCGCCAAGCGCAGCGGCATTGCTCGTCGAGGCGATCAAGCAGCTGGAACTCAAGAGCGGAGGCCGGCTCGGCGTCTCCGTGCTCGACACGAAGACGGGAGTTCCGATCCATCACAAGGGAGACGAACGCTTTCCGATGTGCAGCACATTCAAGGTCCTGGCCGCGGCGGCAATACTCAAAGACGCGGGCAGCAAGCTGGAACGCCTTGAACGGCGCGTTCGTATTGAGCAGACCGACATCGTCGAGAACTCGCCCGTGACTCGCGAGCATGTCGGCGGAGAAGGAATGTCGCTCGCTGAACTTTGCGATGCGGCCATCACCAGGAGTGACAACACAGCCGGAAACGCGCTCCTGAAAAATATCGGCGGACCCGCCGGGTTGACCGGCTTTGCGCGGGGCCTCGGCGACAAGGTGACGAGATTGGATCGGACTGAAACCGAACTGAACGAGGCTGCGCCGGGCGATCCGCGCGACACCACAACGCCGAATGCGATGGCCGCAAACTTCAAACGCTTGCTGCTCGGTAATGCCCTCGTCCCGGAGGGGCGCGATCAGCTCGTCAAATGGCTCATGGCAAACAAGACGGGGGACAGTCGCCTACGCGCGGGTCTGCCGCAAGGCTGGGGTGTGGGCGACAAGACTGGAGCAGGCGAGCATGGCACCACCAATGACGTCGCCATCGTATGGCCGCCCGAGCGTTCGCCGCTCATTGTCGCGGTCTACCTCACCGGCGCGGCGCTCGACCCGAATGGACGAAATGATGTGATCGCATCCGTCGGTCGAGAGGTCGGCAAGGCCTTTGGCTGA
- a CDS encoding BA14K family protein, with amino-acid sequence MTSLKVLSAAAALALVLPMATPSFAQSRASVVGGGAHIGGGGGGAHFSGGGFSGGARMGGGGFSGGGAAFRGGGSNFAASAAMRPSGGATFNGAGSRSFATAGNTWHGGGGNWHGGGGNWHGGGWHHRGGFWPGFAAGAAIGGLGSYAYYGGGYYDDPYYYGDDYYGDGATVAVVPDTGGDSAAYCAQRYRSYDPASGTYLGFDGLRHPCP; translated from the coding sequence ATGACCAGTCTGAAAGTTTTAAGCGCAGCGGCAGCGCTCGCGTTGGTTCTTCCAATGGCGACCCCGAGCTTCGCACAGAGCCGAGCCAGCGTCGTCGGCGGCGGCGCTCACATTGGTGGCGGCGGCGGTGGAGCTCACTTCAGCGGCGGCGGCTTTAGCGGCGGGGCCCGAATGGGCGGCGGCGGCTTCAGCGGTGGCGGCGCAGCGTTCCGCGGTGGCGGCAGCAATTTCGCCGCCAGCGCAGCGATGCGTCCGAGCGGCGGGGCGACCTTCAACGGCGCCGGCAGCCGTAGCTTCGCGACCGCGGGCAACACGTGGCACGGTGGTGGCGGCAACTGGCACGGTGGCGGTGGCAACTGGCACGGCGGTGGCTGGCATCATCGCGGCGGATTCTGGCCTGGCTTCGCGGCGGGTGCTGCGATCGGCGGGCTCGGCTCCTACGCCTATTACGGCGGCGGGTATTACGACGATCCCTACTATTATGGCGACGACTACTATGGCGATGGTGCGACCGTGGCCGTCGTGCCGGACACCGGCGGCGATTCAGCGGCCTATTGCGCGCAGCGCTACCGGTCCTACGATCCGGCATCGGGCACCTATCTCGGCTTTGACGGCCTGCGCCATCCCTGCCCGTAA
- a CDS encoding NADH:ubiquinone oxidoreductase subunit NDUFA12, which translates to MKQFFLKLFTWWNGQTFGTQLWTRRYGELVGQDEQGNRYYRTRGGAIDPALGFERRWVIYNGYAEASRIPPSWHGWMHHMVDVPPTELDYQPREWEKPHLPNLTGTAQAYRPSGSTLASGKRPKATGDYQPWTPG; encoded by the coding sequence ATGAAACAATTCTTCCTCAAGCTCTTCACCTGGTGGAACGGCCAGACCTTTGGCACGCAACTCTGGACCCGCCGGTACGGAGAGCTGGTCGGCCAGGACGAGCAGGGCAACCGCTATTATCGCACCCGCGGCGGGGCGATCGATCCCGCGCTCGGTTTCGAGCGGCGCTGGGTGATCTATAACGGCTATGCGGAAGCGAGCCGGATTCCGCCGTCCTGGCACGGCTGGATGCATCACATGGTCGACGTGCCGCCGACCGAGCTCGACTACCAGCCGCGCGAGTGGGAGAAGCCGCACCTGCCGAATCTCACCGGCACGGCGCAGGCCTACCGCCCCTCCGGCTCGACGCTGGCGAGCGGCAAGCGGCCGAAGGCGACCGGCGATTACCAGCCCTGGACCCCCGGCTAA
- a CDS encoding DMT family transporter: MFLAITSIGWGFNWPVTKLLLAELPPLTLRGVTGVLGAALLAALALVRGDRLKVPAAICTRLLIAAVLNVTGWMVLMGLALLWLPASEAALIAYTMPVWASLIAWPVLGERPTLLRTIALVMAFAGLASIMGGNGFAASEAKLPGIIMALVGAAGFALGTVLLKKYPIRLPPITAAAWQIGLGCLPVAIVGLAIETSHLELVTPLGWGLLVYSTVVQFCIAYVSWFAALSRLPASVAAIGTMAVPVIGVVASALALGEPLGPGQIAALIFTLAGVVLATR, encoded by the coding sequence ATGTTCCTCGCCATCACCTCGATCGGCTGGGGCTTCAACTGGCCCGTGACCAAGCTCCTGCTGGCCGAGCTGCCGCCGCTGACCCTGCGCGGTGTGACCGGCGTGCTCGGGGCGGCGCTGCTGGCGGCGCTCGCTTTGGTCCGCGGCGACCGCCTGAAGGTCCCGGCTGCGATCTGCACGCGACTCCTGATCGCGGCCGTCCTCAACGTCACCGGCTGGATGGTGCTGATGGGGCTCGCGCTGCTCTGGCTGCCGGCAAGCGAGGCGGCGCTGATCGCCTACACCATGCCGGTCTGGGCCTCGCTGATCGCCTGGCCGGTGCTCGGCGAGCGGCCGACGCTGCTGCGCACGATCGCGCTGGTGATGGCGTTCGCGGGGCTGGCCTCGATCATGGGCGGCAACGGCTTTGCCGCGAGCGAAGCGAAACTGCCCGGCATCATCATGGCGCTGGTCGGCGCGGCCGGCTTTGCGCTCGGCACGGTGCTGCTGAAGAAATACCCGATCCGGCTGCCGCCGATCACCGCGGCGGCCTGGCAGATCGGGCTCGGCTGTCTGCCGGTGGCGATCGTCGGCCTCGCGATCGAGACCTCGCATCTGGAGCTGGTGACCCCGCTCGGCTGGGGGCTGCTGGTCTATTCGACCGTCGTGCAGTTCTGCATCGCCTATGTCAGCTGGTTCGCCGCGCTGTCGCGCCTGCCTGCGTCAGTGGCCGCGATCGGCACCATGGCGGTGCCGGTGATCGGCGTGGTCGCCTCGGCTCTGGCGCTGGGCGAGCCGCTCGGCCCGGGCCAGATCGCCGCGCTGATCTTCACGCTGGCGGGCGTGGTGCTGGCGACGCGTTAG
- a CDS encoding response regulator, whose translation MPRILVVDDDPMVGATIEVLLQRQGFDVTLTDGGETGLAALEAQTFDLMLVDIFMPHMRGFESIRIFHERAPAIPLIAMSGYAFASSASPSPDFLRMALELGATRCLRKPFTPETLLTTIRECIAGPGENAQPKDTKEAP comes from the coding sequence ATGCCGCGTATCCTCGTGGTAGACGACGATCCGATGGTTGGTGCGACGATCGAGGTCCTCCTCCAACGTCAAGGCTTCGACGTCACGCTGACCGATGGCGGCGAAACCGGGCTTGCTGCGCTCGAAGCGCAGACGTTTGACCTGATGCTGGTCGACATCTTCATGCCGCATATGCGCGGCTTCGAATCCATCCGCATCTTCCACGAGCGGGCGCCGGCGATCCCGCTGATCGCCATGTCCGGCTACGCCTTCGCCTCATCCGCCTCGCCCTCCCCGGATTTCCTCCGCATGGCGCTGGAACTCGGCGCGACGCGCTGCCTGCGCAAGCCGTTCACGCCGGAGACACTGTTGACGACGATCCGGGAATGCATCGCCGGTCCCGGCGAGAACGCGCAGCCGAAGGATACGAAAGAAGCCCCTTGA